The following are from one region of the Takifugu rubripes chromosome 12, fTakRub1.2, whole genome shotgun sequence genome:
- the LOC115251848 gene encoding zinc finger protein 91-like, with amino-acid sequence MDTMKIEQVIVGNDVSSASVEIKSEPVVVPLQPSQDESLQCFQCLITFSDSKVKERHIKKFHEDQYKQHLKQCLNESISMDTVKIEPVTVGNEVSSTSVEIKPEPVVIPLQPSQDESLQCFQCLITFSNSKVKERHIKKFHGDQYKQHLQQKNTLFTCYRCDKCFFTSGELSQHQATHSREEKPFCCGYCRKEFCTFSELNKHRREECTECMERRCPCKDCGALFPNSERLLNHRIAMHPECLVVVRDMNAYQCSKCSQCFQTEDELVNHQEESACNVNHDVKLQGKKRGHNSKMMLMWRLLLTRKSRRSRGLESLQ; translated from the exons ATGGACACTATGAAGATAGAGCAAGTCATTGTGGGAAACGATGTGAGCTCAGCCTCAGTGGAGATAAAATCAGAGCCTGTGGTCGTTCCTCTGCAGCCCA GTCAGGATGAGAGTCTACAGTGTTTTCAGTGCTTGATCACCTTCTCTGACTCCAAAGTTAAGGAAAGACACATAAAGAAGTTTCATGAGGACCAATACAAACAACACTTAAAGCAG TGTCTCAATGAGAGCATCAGCATGGACACAGTGAAAATAGAACCGGTCACTGTTGGAAACGAGGTCAGTTCAACCTCAGTGGAGATAAAACCAGAGCCTGTGGTCATCCCTCTGCAGCCCA GTCAGGATGAGAGTCTACAGTGTTTTCAGTGCTTGATCACCTTCTCCAACTCCAAAGTTAAAGAAAGACACATAAAGAAATTTCATGGGGACCAATACAAgcaacacctgcagcag AAGAATACACTGTTCACTTGCTACAGGTGTGACAAGTGTTTCTTCACTTCTGGGGAGCTCAGTCAGCATCAGGCAACCcacagcagggaggagaagccATTTTGCTGTGGCTATTGCCGCAAAGAATTTTGTACTTTCAGTGAG CTGAACAAACACAGGAGAGAAGAATGCACAGAGTGTATGGAACGACGGTGTCCTTGTAAGGACTGTGGTGCCTTGTTCCCTAATTCTGAGCGACTACTCAACCATCGTATTGCCATGCATCCAGAGTGCCTGGTAGTGGTCAGAGACATGAATGCCTACCAATGCTCCAAATGTAGTCAGTGTTTCCAGACAGAAGACGAGCTTGTGAACCACCAGGAAGAATCAGCTTGTAATGTTAACCATGATGTTAAACTTCAGGGCAAAAAACGTGGCCATAATTCCAAAATGATGCTCATGTGGAGGTTGTTGCTGACAAGAAAATCAAGAAGAAGCCGAGGATTGGAAAGCCTACAGTGA
- the LOC115251755 gene encoding NADH dehydrogenase [ubiquinone] flavoprotein 1, mitochondrial has protein sequence MLSLSRAVVAGVTRVPAAVSQAGVSAITRFNSTAQSTPKKTTFGPLADEDRIFTNLYGRHDWRLKGALRRGDWYKTKEILLKGVDWILNEIKVSGLRGRGGAGFPTGMKWSFMNKPSDGRPKYLVVNADEGEPGTCKDREIMRNDPHKLVEGCLVAGRAMGARAAYIYIRGEFYNESSNLQVAINEAYAAGLIGKNACGSGYDFDVFVMRGAGAYICGEETALIESLEGKQGKPRLKPPFPADVGVFGCPTTVANVETVSVAPTICRRGGSWFVGFGRERNSGTKLFNISGHVNHPCTVEEEMSVPLKDLIERHAGGVRGGWDNLLAVIPGGSSTPLIPKNVCEEVLMDFDGLIQAQTGLGTAALIVMDKSTDIIRAIARLIEFYKHESCGQCTPCREGVDWMNKMMWRFVKGDARPTEIDMIWELSKQIEGHTICALGDGAAWPVQGLIRHFRPVMESRISENQQRQQARA, from the exons ATGCTGTCCCTTAGTCGAGCTGTGGTAGCTGGAGTGACCCGTGTTCCAGCTGCTGTTAGCCAAGCTGGAGTTAGCGCTATCACCCGGTTCAACAGCACAGCACAG AGTACTCCcaagaaaacaacatttggacCTCTGGCCGATGAGGACAGGATTTTCACAAACCTTTATGGCCGCCATGACTGGAG GCTAAAGGGGGCATTGAGGCGTGGCGACTGGTACAAAACTAAGGAGATCCTGTTGAAGGGAGTCGACTGGATCCTAAATGAGATCAAAGTTTCTGGTCTGCgaggaagaggtggagctgGGTTTCCAACAGGCATGAAGTGGAGCTTTATGAACAAGCCCAGTGATGGCAG GCCAAAGTATCTGGTGGTGAATGCTGATGAGGGAGAACCAGGCACTTGTAAGGACAGGGAGATAATGAGGAATGACCCACATAAGCTGGTGGAGGGCTGCCTGGTTGCTGGCAGGGCCATGGGCGCACGTGCTGCTTACATCTACATCAGAGGAGAGTTTTACAATGAGTCCTCCAATCTGCAG GTGGCCATCAACGAAGCCTATGCTGCTGGACTCATTGGGAAGAACGCCTGTGGCTCTGGTTATGATTTTGACGTGTTTGTAATGCGTGGAGCTGGAGCTTACATCTGTGGGGAAGAGACTGCCCTCATCGAGTCCCTGGAGGGAAAGCAGGGGAAGCCTAGACTAAAGCCTCCTTTTCCCGCCGATGTTG GTGTGTTTGGCTGTCCTACAACTGTTGCCAATGTGGAAACTGTGTCGGTGGCCCCTACCATCTGTCGCCGTGGTGGCTCCTGGTTTGTGGGCTTTGGCAGAGAAAGGAACTCTGGTACAAAGCTCTTCAACATCTCCGGCCACGTCAACCACCCCTgcactgtggaggaggagatgtcCGTCCCTCTGAAGGACCTCATAGAGAGACATGCGG GTGGAGTGCGAGGAGGCTGGGATAACCTGCTAGCAGTCATCCCTGGTGGCTCCTCAACGCCCCTCATTCCCAAGAACGTGTGTGAAGAAGTGTTGATGGACTTTGACGGCCTCATCCAGGCTCAGACTGGCCTGGGTACGGCTGCACTCATCGTCATGGACAAATCT ACGGACATTATCAGGGCTATTGCTCGCCTGATTGAGTTCTACAAACACGAGAGCTGTGGCCAGTGCACCCCCTGCAGGGAGG GAGTGGACTGGATGAATAAGATGATGTGGCGCTTTGTGAAAGGCGACGCCCGGCCTACGGAGATCGACATGATTTGGGAGCTCAGCAAGCAAATTGAGGGACATACAATCTGTGCCCTGGGAGACGGTGCCGCTTGGCCAGTGCAG GGCTTAATAAGGCACTTCAGACCCGTGATGGAAAGTCGAATTTCTGAAAACCAGCAACGGCAGCAGGCCAGAGCTTAA